A single window of Flavobacteriales bacterium DNA harbors:
- a CDS encoding 4-hydroxy-tetrahydrodipicolinate synthase — translation MIQKKLTGTGVAIVTPFKGSGIDFQALGKLVDFQIKNKVDYIVVLGTTGESVTLSKDEKVAVVDYVVEEVNKRVPVVLGLGGNNTQEIIHGFSTFDLSGIDAILSVSPYYNKPTQKGIYQHFRAIANASPLPILLYNVPARTSSNMTSDTTLKLAHDFENIIGIKEAAGNLDQCAEIVKGRPKNFLVISGDDAMTLPFISLGADGVISVAGNAFPKEMSNLTRLALDDQYTKARNQHLQLLDIFRLLFVEGNPGGIKAALEIKGLCANNLRLPLVPVGRTTYNKIAAAIEALN, via the coding sequence ATGATTCAAAAGAAGCTCACCGGTACGGGGGTGGCCATCGTGACTCCATTCAAGGGGTCGGGTATTGATTTTCAGGCTTTGGGAAAACTGGTTGATTTCCAGATCAAGAACAAGGTCGACTACATCGTGGTGTTGGGAACCACCGGTGAATCGGTGACCCTGAGCAAAGATGAGAAGGTGGCTGTGGTGGATTACGTGGTGGAGGAAGTGAATAAACGCGTACCGGTTGTGCTGGGCCTGGGCGGCAACAATACCCAGGAGATCATTCACGGTTTTTCAACCTTCGACCTGAGCGGCATCGATGCCATCCTGAGTGTGAGCCCATATTACAACAAGCCCACCCAGAAAGGCATTTACCAACACTTTCGTGCCATTGCCAATGCATCACCGCTTCCGATTCTGTTGTACAACGTACCTGCACGCACGAGTTCCAACATGACGTCGGACACCACCCTGAAGCTGGCCCATGATTTCGAGAACATCATCGGTATCAAGGAAGCGGCCGGCAACCTGGATCAATGTGCGGAGATCGTGAAAGGACGTCCTAAAAACTTCCTGGTGATTTCTGGTGACGATGCCATGACACTGCCGTTCATCAGCCTTGGTGCCGACGGTGTGATTTCCGTTGCCGGCAATGCATTCCCCAAAGAAATGTCAAACCTGACACGTCTGGCATTGGATGATCAGTACACCAAGGCACGCAACCAGCATTTACAGTTGCTGGACATCTTCAGGTTGTTGTTTGTTGAAGGCAATCCGGGTGGCATCAAAGCGGCCCTTGAGATCAAAGGACTTTGTGCCAACAACCTGCGCCTGCCGCTCGTACCCGTTGGTCGTACCACCTACAACAAGATCGCGGCAGCAATCGAAGCACTCAACTAA
- the ligA gene encoding NAD-dependent DNA ligase LigA — protein MNREEARKEIQRLSDLIEQHNHHYYVEAKPVISDFEFDALMQQLMALESEFPELLQPDSPSQRVGGAITKEFPTVVHKSAMLSLSNTYSREEVAAFDERVRKALGENIEYVCELKYDGVAVGVTYENGIMVLGATRGDGTQGDDITTNLKTVRAIPLRLRGNDYPAHFEIRGEVFMPREAFEQLNAAREDAGEELLANPRNTTAGTLKMQDSSVVASRKLDSYLYALIGNDLPFQNHYDNLMKAKEWGFKVPPYVAKCRTLDEVYRFMETWEKERNSLPFDIDGVVIKVNDYAAQRELGFTAKSPRWAIAFKFKAQKEEARLLSVSYQVGRTGAVTPVANLDPVLLAGTTVKRASLHNSAQIEKLDLHIGDSVFVEKGGDIIPKIVGVNTTLRPDGAEKVVFITRCPECETPLVQEEGEAAHYCPNHMGCPPQILGRIVHFIGRRAMDIEGLGEETIELLYEKGLVHNYADLYDLKYVNLFGLEKVIESDEPGGKQKKISIREKTAENILTGLQKSKTVPFERVLFALGIRFVGETVAKKLAYHFGDLNKLMQASEEELLAVHEVGQSITDSILAFFASEKNRELIERLRAKGLQFALHAEALEGRSETLKGLTFVISGTFGELSRDDLKALLEKNGGKIVSSVSSKTSYLVAGDDMGPSKKEKAAKLNVPVVDLEHIKALIAGTS, from the coding sequence ATGAACAGGGAAGAAGCACGCAAGGAAATACAGCGCCTCAGCGACCTCATCGAGCAACACAACCACCACTATTATGTGGAAGCGAAACCGGTTATTTCCGACTTTGAGTTTGATGCGCTCATGCAACAACTCATGGCCCTGGAGTCGGAGTTCCCGGAACTGCTTCAACCCGATTCACCCTCACAACGGGTAGGCGGTGCGATCACAAAAGAGTTCCCCACCGTGGTGCACAAATCAGCCATGCTATCGCTTTCAAACACCTATTCCCGGGAAGAGGTGGCCGCATTTGATGAACGTGTACGCAAAGCGCTCGGGGAAAACATCGAATACGTGTGCGAACTGAAATACGACGGGGTGGCCGTAGGTGTAACCTATGAAAACGGCATCATGGTATTGGGGGCCACCCGCGGCGATGGAACGCAGGGAGATGACATCACCACCAACCTCAAAACGGTACGGGCCATTCCACTCCGGCTGAGGGGCAACGACTACCCGGCTCATTTCGAGATAAGGGGAGAAGTGTTCATGCCCAGGGAAGCATTCGAACAATTGAATGCCGCCCGGGAAGACGCCGGCGAAGAACTGCTGGCCAACCCGAGAAACACCACCGCCGGAACATTGAAGATGCAAGACTCATCGGTGGTAGCCTCTCGCAAACTCGATTCATATCTGTACGCCCTCATCGGAAACGACCTTCCCTTTCAGAACCATTACGACAACCTGATGAAGGCAAAAGAATGGGGATTCAAGGTGCCGCCCTATGTGGCCAAATGCCGTACCCTGGATGAAGTGTACCGTTTCATGGAAACATGGGAAAAAGAACGCAACTCACTGCCCTTTGATATCGACGGGGTGGTGATCAAAGTAAACGATTATGCCGCCCAACGCGAACTGGGCTTCACTGCCAAATCACCCCGGTGGGCCATCGCCTTTAAATTCAAAGCGCAAAAAGAGGAAGCCCGGCTGTTGTCCGTTTCCTATCAGGTGGGGCGCACCGGAGCGGTAACGCCTGTTGCCAACCTGGACCCGGTATTGCTTGCCGGAACCACCGTAAAGCGTGCTTCGCTACACAACTCCGCCCAGATTGAAAAACTCGACCTGCACATTGGCGACAGTGTATTTGTAGAGAAAGGCGGCGACATCATACCCAAGATCGTGGGTGTGAACACAACGCTCCGGCCTGACGGTGCGGAAAAGGTGGTGTTCATCACACGGTGCCCCGAATGTGAAACACCGTTGGTGCAGGAGGAAGGGGAAGCCGCCCACTACTGCCCGAACCACATGGGGTGCCCGCCGCAAATCCTCGGGCGCATCGTGCACTTCATCGGCAGACGGGCGATGGACATTGAAGGACTGGGAGAGGAGACCATTGAACTCCTGTATGAAAAAGGACTGGTGCACAACTACGCCGACTTGTATGACCTGAAATATGTCAACCTGTTCGGATTGGAAAAAGTGATTGAATCCGATGAGCCCGGCGGCAAACAAAAAAAGATCAGCATCCGAGAAAAGACGGCGGAGAACATATTGACCGGACTCCAAAAATCAAAGACGGTACCTTTTGAACGGGTGCTGTTCGCATTGGGGATCAGGTTCGTTGGGGAGACGGTGGCCAAGAAACTGGCCTATCATTTTGGTGACCTAAATAAGTTGATGCAGGCTTCCGAAGAAGAACTGCTGGCCGTGCATGAAGTGGGCCAATCAATCACCGACAGCATCCTGGCGTTCTTCGCATCCGAAAAGAACAGGGAACTCATTGAACGATTGCGGGCGAAGGGACTCCAATTTGCACTGCATGCGGAAGCGCTGGAAGGCCGGTCCGAAACGCTGAAAGGACTCACATTTGTGATCTCCGGAACATTCGGTGAACTTTCAAGAGATGATCTTAAGGCACTACTGGAAAAGAACGGAGGCAAGATCGTTTCATCTGTGTCGTCGAAAACTTCCTACCTTGTCGCCGGCGATGACATGGGGCCATCCAAGAAAGAAAAGGCCGCCAAGCTGAATGTGCCTGTGGTGGACCTCGAACATATCAAGGCGTTGATTGCCGGAACATCATAA